A stretch of the Verrucomicrobiota bacterium genome encodes the following:
- a CDS encoding type II secretion system protein GspD: MKIKLSIVLTALVLAAAAAPAQNQAQPPRKAEVPKAPEQPPKPEELADIAYDDSDLITVVKSLALRAELNVLFDPKLVATAAPADQIKVPAFRMTQVTPLQALEAILNNHSLVMVADPKTKTVRITAKDAAQQEPLVTRIVLLKNASPTNMASVLPAFVSTRVKVSTDSRTSQLIIAATEKEWEIINDLVEKLDTPMKQVLIEARIMESSRSPRSVKGIDWSGTLSAQNVSFGNGRVTGTATTTIPGTPVTTTTTLPSGSVVTSTSTPKFTTANALTTAIGGVGAGGFNLNTASGLTPAIGFLNADGVNAVLSFLNTDSETDLIATPRTVMMDGQTAKLSVTRAFPIFKITPGTAQTPAGSEITYTNLGTILEVSPRVAPDGRVMLKLTPEVSNIDGKDTQTINGQQNVANIYAIRRIETQVIIPSGDTLVMGGLINTTSTKAYRKVPLLGDIPGLGVAFRYEDKSRQKQNLIIFVTPTLIEAGHFQPSQPDFLGSEFPDSGTEFLKTKAPVQAADKERPFDSARPVPLRDLNKK; this comes from the coding sequence ATGAAAATCAAACTGTCCATCGTCCTGACGGCGCTTGTGCTGGCCGCCGCCGCCGCCCCGGCCCAGAACCAGGCCCAGCCGCCGCGCAAGGCCGAGGTGCCCAAGGCGCCCGAGCAGCCACCCAAGCCTGAGGAACTCGCCGACATCGCCTACGACGACAGCGACCTCATCACCGTCGTCAAGAGCCTCGCGCTGCGCGCCGAGCTCAACGTGTTGTTCGACCCCAAGCTCGTCGCCACCGCCGCGCCCGCGGACCAAATCAAGGTTCCGGCGTTCCGCATGACGCAAGTCACCCCGCTTCAGGCGCTCGAAGCCATCCTGAACAACCACAGCCTGGTGATGGTTGCGGACCCGAAGACCAAGACCGTCCGCATCACCGCCAAGGACGCCGCCCAGCAGGAACCGCTTGTGACCCGCATTGTCCTGCTCAAGAATGCGAGCCCCACGAACATGGCCTCGGTCCTGCCCGCATTCGTCTCCACCCGTGTGAAAGTCAGCACCGACTCGCGGACCAGCCAGCTCATCATCGCCGCCACCGAGAAGGAATGGGAAATCATCAACGACCTCGTGGAGAAGCTCGACACACCGATGAAGCAGGTCCTCATCGAGGCGCGCATCATGGAGTCCAGCCGCAGCCCGCGCTCGGTCAAGGGCATTGATTGGAGCGGCACCCTGTCCGCGCAAAACGTCTCCTTCGGCAACGGCCGCGTCACGGGCACCGCCACCACCACCATCCCAGGCACGCCCGTCACCACCACGACCACCCTGCCGAGCGGCAGCGTCGTCACCAGCACCTCCACGCCGAAGTTCACAACGGCCAACGCGCTCACCACGGCCATCGGCGGTGTGGGCGCCGGAGGATTCAACCTCAACACCGCCAGCGGCCTCACGCCGGCCATCGGCTTCCTCAACGCCGACGGCGTCAACGCCGTCCTCTCCTTCCTCAACACGGACAGCGAGACCGACCTCATCGCCACGCCACGCACCGTCATGATGGACGGCCAGACCGCGAAGCTCTCCGTCACCCGCGCCTTTCCGATCTTCAAGATCACGCCCGGCACGGCGCAGACACCCGCTGGCTCGGAAATCACCTACACGAACCTCGGCACGATCCTCGAAGTCAGCCCGCGCGTCGCGCCGGACGGACGCGTGATGCTCAAGCTTACCCCGGAAGTCTCCAACATTGACGGCAAGGACACTCAGACCATCAACGGCCAGCAAAACGTCGCCAACATTTACGCCATCCGCCGCATCGAGACGCAGGTGATCATCCCCAGCGGCGACACGCTGGTCATGGGCGGCCTCATCAACACCACGTCGACGAAGGCCTACCGCAAAGTGCCGCTGCTCGGCGACATCCCCGGTTTGGGTGTCGCGTTTCGATACGAGGACAAGAGCCGCCAGAAGCAAAACCTGATCATCTTCGTCACGCCGACATTGATCGAGGCCGGCCACTTCCAGCCGTCGCAGCCTGACTTCCTTGGCAGCGAGTTCCCGGACTCCGGCACCGAGTTTCTGAAGACCAAGGCTCCCGTGCAGGCCGCCGACAAGGAACGGCCATTCGACAGCGCGCGGCCCGTGCCCCTGCGTGACTTGAACAAGAAGTGA
- a CDS encoding SIS domain-containing protein, producing the protein MTHAQTYFEQVRQIAAALDAGLIETLALELAALRERGGRLFLLGVGGSAANCSHAVNDFRKLGGIEAYSPCDNVAELTARTNDEGWPTVFEGWLKVSRAGERDAILIFSVGGGDAARNVSPNLVRAVDEAKRRGMKVFGIVGRDGGYTKKAGDVVVVVPTVDANAITPHAEAFQAVIWHCLVTHPAVLMQANKWEGLEAKKP; encoded by the coding sequence ATGACGCACGCGCAAACGTATTTCGAGCAGGTCCGGCAGATCGCAGCCGCGTTGGACGCCGGACTCATCGAGACGCTCGCGCTCGAACTTGCCGCGCTCCGCGAGCGCGGCGGGCGGCTCTTCCTCCTCGGCGTCGGCGGTAGCGCGGCGAATTGCAGCCACGCGGTGAATGATTTCCGCAAGCTCGGGGGCATCGAGGCCTACAGCCCGTGCGACAATGTGGCCGAGCTGACCGCGCGCACGAACGACGAGGGCTGGCCCACCGTCTTCGAAGGCTGGCTCAAGGTCAGCCGCGCCGGCGAACGCGACGCCATCCTGATCTTCTCCGTCGGCGGCGGCGACGCGGCGCGCAACGTCAGCCCCAACCTCGTCCGCGCCGTGGACGAGGCGAAGCGGCGCGGCATGAAAGTCTTCGGCATCGTCGGCCGCGACGGCGGCTACACGAAGAAGGCGGGCGACGTGGTTGTGGTCGTGCCGACGGTGGACGCGAACGCGATCACGCCGCACGCGGAAGCGTTCCAAGCCGTGATCTGGCATTGCTTGGTCACGCACCCGGCCGTGCTCATGCAGGCGAACAAATGGGAAGGGCTGGAGGCAAAGAAGCCCTGA
- a CDS encoding HAD family hydrolase, protein MRAVFLDRDGVLTRSETRGGKPFAPRRLEDLELLPGVIEATRELKAAGWRLVVVTNQPDVATGKLDRAVLDAMHERLRRELPLDDIRVCRHVDADACACRKPKPGLLLDAARELGLSPAASFMVGDRWRDVSAGKAAGCRTIFVDCGYAEALRDAPDFTVRNLPEAVRIILGQ, encoded by the coding sequence ATGCGCGCCGTCTTCCTCGACCGTGACGGCGTGCTGACGCGGTCGGAGACGCGCGGCGGCAAACCCTTCGCGCCGCGCCGGCTGGAGGATTTGGAACTGCTGCCCGGCGTGATCGAGGCGACGCGCGAGCTGAAGGCGGCGGGCTGGCGGCTGGTCGTGGTGACAAACCAGCCCGACGTGGCGACCGGGAAACTCGACCGCGCCGTGCTCGATGCCATGCACGAGCGCCTGCGCCGCGAACTGCCGCTCGACGACATCCGCGTCTGCCGTCATGTGGACGCCGACGCGTGCGCGTGCCGCAAGCCCAAGCCCGGCCTGCTGCTCGACGCCGCGCGCGAGCTGGGCTTGTCGCCCGCGGCGTCGTTCATGGTGGGCGACCGCTGGCGGGACGTGTCGGCGGGCAAGGCCGCCGGGTGTCGGACGATCTTTGTGGACTGCGGCTACGCCGAGGCGCTGCGCGACGCGCCGGATTTCACCGTCAGGAATTTACCTGAGGCCGTGCGGATTATCCTCGGCCAGTGA
- a CDS encoding transaldolase, which produces MKQTSELKVKVFADGADLKGIATLAANPLIKGFTTNPTLMRKAGVADYKAFSHEVLKIIGGRPVSFEVFSDDFDEMEQQAREIASWGANVYVKIPVTNTKREFAGPLIRRLAQAGVQLNVTALMTNDQVRDVVACLSPAVASYVSVFAGRVADTGRDPVPLMAEAVRLLAPNPKAELIWASPRELLNIFHADSIGCHVITVTHDILGKLNLVGKDLDGYSLDTVRMFYNDAQAAGFRIVTG; this is translated from the coding sequence ATGAAGCAAACCAGCGAACTCAAAGTGAAGGTCTTCGCCGACGGCGCGGACCTCAAAGGCATTGCGACCCTGGCGGCGAACCCGCTCATCAAGGGCTTCACCACCAACCCCACGCTCATGCGCAAGGCCGGCGTGGCCGACTACAAGGCCTTCTCGCACGAGGTGCTCAAGATCATCGGCGGCCGGCCGGTGTCCTTCGAGGTGTTCTCGGACGATTTTGACGAGATGGAGCAGCAGGCGCGAGAGATTGCGTCGTGGGGCGCGAATGTCTATGTGAAGATCCCGGTGACGAACACGAAGCGCGAGTTTGCCGGGCCGCTCATCCGCCGCCTCGCGCAAGCCGGCGTGCAGCTCAACGTCACCGCGCTGATGACCAACGACCAGGTGCGCGACGTGGTCGCTTGCCTCTCGCCGGCCGTCGCCAGCTATGTCTCGGTCTTTGCCGGGCGCGTGGCGGACACGGGCCGCGACCCGGTGCCGCTGATGGCCGAGGCGGTGCGGCTGCTCGCGCCGAATCCGAAGGCCGAACTCATCTGGGCCAGCCCGCGCGAGCTGCTGAACATCTTCCACGCGGACAGCATCGGCTGCCACGTCATCACCGTGACGCACGACATTCTCGGGAAGCTGAACCTCGTGGGCAAGGACCTCGACGGCTATTCGCTCGACACCGTGAGGATGTTCTACAACGACGCGCAGGCGGCGGGCTTCCGCATCGTGACCGGCTGA
- a CDS encoding SDR family oxidoreductase: MPTLCPLVKRVLVTGGAGYKGCILVPKLLAMGCEVAVYDLMLFGSAGLTPHPKLTVIEGDIRDTKKYAGALRGCHAVIHMACISNDPSFDLDPSLSRTMNYECFEPLMQSTAAAGTVERFINVSSSSVYGVSDSPEVTEEHPLVPLTDYNKYKGLCEPIAFKYQSPQMTVVTFRPATVCGYSPRMRFDLTVNILTNHACHKGVITVFGGDQQRPNIHIEDVTDLYAEALTMPKEKLAGQTFNAGYQNQTVNELAGITKKIVEAEFPERPPVRIERTSTNDPRSYRITSRKIEQVLGWRPKRTIEDAVRDLCRAFKAGKFPGNTLTDESFINVKSVKKLGLK, from the coding sequence ATTCCTACCCTCTGCCCACTTGTGAAACGTGTTCTGGTCACCGGCGGCGCCGGCTACAAAGGTTGCATCCTTGTCCCCAAGCTCCTCGCCATGGGCTGCGAGGTGGCCGTCTATGATTTGATGCTCTTCGGCTCGGCGGGCTTGACGCCCCATCCCAAACTCACGGTCATCGAGGGAGACATCCGCGACACGAAGAAATACGCCGGCGCGCTGCGCGGCTGCCACGCCGTCATCCACATGGCGTGCATTTCGAACGACCCGAGCTTCGACCTCGACCCCTCGTTGAGCCGCACGATGAATTACGAGTGCTTCGAGCCGTTGATGCAGTCCACGGCCGCGGCCGGCACGGTCGAACGTTTCATCAACGTCTCCTCCAGCTCGGTCTATGGCGTGAGCGATTCGCCCGAAGTCACCGAGGAGCACCCCTTGGTCCCCCTCACGGACTACAACAAATACAAGGGCCTCTGCGAACCCATCGCCTTCAAGTATCAGTCGCCGCAGATGACCGTGGTGACGTTCCGCCCGGCGACGGTCTGCGGCTACTCGCCCCGCATGCGTTTCGACCTCACGGTGAACATCCTCACCAACCACGCCTGCCACAAGGGCGTCATCACCGTCTTCGGCGGCGACCAGCAGCGGCCCAACATCCACATCGAGGACGTGACGGACCTCTACGCCGAGGCGCTCACGATGCCCAAGGAAAAGCTCGCCGGGCAGACCTTCAACGCGGGCTACCAGAACCAGACCGTCAACGAACTGGCCGGGATCACCAAGAAGATCGTCGAGGCGGAGTTCCCCGAGCGCCCGCCCGTCCGCATCGAACGCACCTCGACCAACGATCCGCGCTCCTATCGCATCACCTCCCGCAAGATCGAGCAGGTGCTCGGCTGGCGGCCCAAGCGCACCATCGAGGACGCCGTGCGCGACCTGTGCCGCGCCTTCAAGGCCGGCAAGTTCCCCGGCAACACGCTGACAGACGAGTCCTTCATCAACGTGAAGAGCGTCAAAAAGCTCGGGTTGAAATGA
- a CDS encoding NAD-dependent epimerase/dehydratase family protein yields MSAKPLAVVTGGAGFIGSHMVDLLLAEGHRVHVMDNLVGGRLENLQHHKGNPDLVVEVRDIRELAADDRLFAGASYVIHFGGIGDIVPSIERPLDYLSTNVMGTVKVLECARHAGVRKFVYAASSSCYGLAAVPTREDAPIACEHPYALSKYMGEEAVLHWSRAYKLPVNSIRIFNAYGTRSKTSGAYGAVFGVFLAQKLAGKPFTVVGDGTQRRDFLYVTDVARAFYLAAKTGLVNQIWNLGAGNPQPVNRLVELLGGPVIHLPKRPGEPDCTWADTAKIQRDLGWRQLVPFEQGVANLLANIEYWRQAPVWDQASIAQATKTWFAFLGGGKN; encoded by the coding sequence ATGAGCGCCAAACCCCTCGCCGTCGTCACCGGAGGCGCCGGCTTCATCGGCAGCCACATGGTGGACCTGCTCCTCGCCGAGGGCCACCGCGTCCACGTCATGGACAACCTCGTCGGCGGCCGGCTCGAAAACCTTCAGCACCACAAGGGCAACCCCGACCTCGTCGTCGAGGTGCGCGACATCCGCGAACTGGCGGCGGACGACCGGCTCTTCGCCGGCGCGAGCTATGTCATTCACTTCGGCGGCATCGGCGACATCGTGCCGTCCATCGAGCGGCCTTTGGATTACCTCAGCACGAACGTCATGGGCACCGTGAAGGTGCTCGAGTGCGCGCGGCATGCCGGCGTGCGGAAGTTCGTCTATGCCGCGTCCTCCTCCTGCTACGGCCTGGCCGCCGTGCCCACGCGCGAGGACGCGCCCATCGCGTGCGAGCATCCCTACGCGTTGAGCAAATACATGGGCGAGGAGGCCGTGCTCCACTGGAGCCGCGCCTACAAGCTGCCGGTCAACTCCATCCGCATCTTCAACGCCTACGGCACGCGCTCCAAAACTTCCGGCGCTTACGGCGCGGTCTTCGGCGTCTTCCTCGCGCAGAAGCTCGCAGGCAAGCCCTTCACGGTCGTCGGCGACGGCACACAGCGGCGCGATTTCCTCTACGTGACCGACGTGGCGCGCGCCTTCTACCTCGCGGCGAAGACGGGTTTGGTGAACCAAATCTGGAATCTCGGCGCGGGCAACCCGCAGCCGGTGAACCGCCTCGTGGAACTGCTCGGCGGGCCGGTGATCCACCTGCCCAAGCGCCCCGGCGAGCCGGACTGCACCTGGGCCGACACGGCAAAAATCCAGCGCGACCTCGGATGGCGGCAGCTCGTGCCCTTCGAGCAGGGCGTGGCGAACCTGCTGGCAAACATCGAGTATTGGCGGCAGGCGCCGGTGTGGGACCAGGCCTCCATCGCGCAGGCGACCAAGACGTGGTTCGCCTTCCTCGGCGGCGGGAAGAACTAA
- a CDS encoding adenylyltransferase/cytidyltransferase family protein, with the protein MSAADKHADYRRKIMTREQLRAAIGPRPRPHSVIMCHGTFDLVHPGHIRHLMYARSKADRLIASLTSDAHINKANFRPFVPQDLRAMNLAALECVDYVIVDENATPIENLKFIQPDYFAKGYEYSAEGVHPKTKEEIAALDSYGGEVVFTPGDLIMSSSAIIDMTPPNLAVDKLDALLQSEGLGFADLRAALDKMRGVRVHVLGDTIVDGYTYCTLIGGTAKTPTFSVKYERQEDFSGGAAVVAKHLRSAGAEVVFSTVLGNDALKDFVIKDLTDAGIKVEAVIDPQRPTTHKNAFITNGYRMLKVDTLDNRPISEKILGKLQAQLAAHPVDVAVFSDFRHGLFNKHTIPTLTAAVPAGVMRVADSQVANRWGNILEFQDFDLITPNEREARFALGDQDSTVRPLALDLYRKARCRMLILKLGERGIITYRSPSPEVRAFFTVDSFAGHVVDAVGAGDALLAYATLSLKATGSNVIASILGSLAAAVACERDGNNPVAPADVLKKLAEVEKRARFE; encoded by the coding sequence ATGAGTGCCGCAGACAAGCACGCCGACTATCGGCGGAAGATCATGACGCGCGAGCAACTCCGCGCCGCCATTGGCCCGCGCCCGCGCCCGCACAGCGTCATCATGTGCCACGGCACCTTTGACCTCGTGCATCCCGGCCACATCCGCCACCTGATGTATGCCAGGAGCAAGGCGGACCGGCTCATCGCCAGCCTCACCAGCGACGCCCACATCAACAAGGCCAACTTCCGCCCGTTCGTCCCGCAGGACCTCCGCGCGATGAACCTCGCCGCCCTCGAGTGCGTGGACTACGTGATCGTGGACGAGAACGCCACGCCCATCGAGAACCTGAAGTTCATCCAGCCCGACTACTTCGCGAAGGGCTACGAGTATTCCGCCGAGGGCGTCCACCCGAAGACAAAGGAGGAGATCGCCGCGCTCGACAGCTACGGCGGCGAAGTGGTCTTCACCCCCGGCGACCTGATCATGTCCTCGTCGGCGATCATTGACATGACGCCGCCGAACCTCGCGGTGGACAAGCTCGATGCGCTGCTCCAGTCCGAAGGCCTCGGGTTCGCCGACCTCCGCGCCGCGCTCGACAAGATGCGTGGCGTGCGCGTCCACGTCCTCGGCGACACCATCGTGGACGGCTACACCTACTGCACGCTCATCGGCGGCACGGCCAAGACGCCGACCTTCAGCGTGAAGTATGAGCGGCAGGAGGACTTCTCCGGCGGCGCGGCGGTCGTCGCCAAGCACCTGCGCTCCGCCGGCGCGGAGGTTGTCTTCTCCACCGTGCTGGGTAACGACGCCTTGAAGGACTTCGTGATCAAGGACCTCACCGACGCGGGCATCAAAGTCGAGGCCGTCATTGATCCGCAGCGGCCCACCACGCACAAGAACGCCTTCATCACGAACGGCTACCGGATGCTCAAGGTGGACACGCTCGACAACCGGCCCATCTCCGAAAAAATTCTCGGCAAGCTTCAGGCCCAACTTGCGGCGCATCCCGTGGACGTCGCGGTCTTCAGCGATTTCCGCCACGGCCTCTTCAACAAGCACACCATCCCGACGCTCACCGCCGCCGTGCCCGCGGGCGTGATGCGCGTCGCCGACAGCCAGGTTGCCAACCGATGGGGCAATATTTTGGAGTTCCAGGACTTCGACCTCATCACGCCCAACGAGCGCGAGGCGCGTTTCGCCCTCGGCGACCAGGACTCCACCGTGCGCCCGCTCGCGCTCGACCTCTATCGAAAGGCGCGCTGCCGGATGCTCATCCTTAAACTCGGCGAGCGCGGCATCATCACCTACCGCTCGCCCAGCCCGGAGGTGCGCGCGTTTTTCACCGTGGACAGCTTCGCCGGCCACGTCGTGGACGCCGTCGGCGCGGGCGACGCGTTGCTCGCCTACGCCACGCTCTCGCTCAAGGCCACCGGCTCGAACGTCATCGCGAGCATCCTCGGCTCCCTCGCCGCCGCCGTCGCCTGCGAGCGCGACGGCAACAATCCGGTCGCCCCCGCCGACGTGCTCAAGAAACTCGCGGAGGTCGAGAAACGCGCGCGCTTCGAATGA
- a CDS encoding Gfo/Idh/MocA family oxidoreductase, which translates to MRVAIIGHGVQGRKRRAIAGDRVTAVVDPAAAGVDFKAIQEVPLDRYDAACVCVPDDAKVPILRHLVSNGKHVLVEKPLLAPASEIQELIARARRTKAAAYTAYNHRFEPHIARLKQVLDSGVLGRVYLTRVFYGNGTARDVRNSPWRDHGAGVLPDLGSHMLDLAHFLTGPRDDFGRVWSANRFENQSPDHVTFGFDGPAVWEMEATLLSWRNTFTLDVFAERGSAHIHCLCKWGPSTLTVRTRVLPSGRPGETVETLEQADPTWKLEYDHFLALCRTGGTNWENDLWIGAQLDALTRQLPPP; encoded by the coding sequence ATGAGAGTCGCCATCATCGGCCACGGGGTGCAGGGGCGCAAACGCCGCGCCATCGCGGGCGATCGAGTCACCGCCGTCGTGGACCCCGCCGCCGCGGGTGTGGACTTCAAGGCCATCCAGGAAGTCCCGCTCGACCGCTACGACGCCGCGTGTGTGTGCGTGCCGGACGATGCGAAGGTTCCGATTCTCCGGCATCTGGTTTCGAACGGGAAACATGTGCTCGTGGAGAAACCGCTGCTTGCCCCGGCCAGCGAGATTCAGGAGCTGATCGCGCGCGCGCGGCGCACGAAGGCGGCGGCTTACACCGCCTACAACCACCGATTCGAGCCGCACATTGCCCGGCTCAAGCAGGTGCTCGACTCCGGCGTGCTCGGCCGCGTGTATCTCACGCGCGTCTTCTACGGCAACGGCACCGCGCGCGACGTGCGCAACTCGCCGTGGCGCGACCACGGCGCGGGCGTGTTGCCGGACCTCGGCTCGCACATGCTCGACCTGGCGCACTTTCTCACCGGCCCGCGCGATGACTTCGGCCGGGTTTGGAGTGCGAACCGCTTTGAGAACCAATCGCCGGATCACGTCACTTTCGGCTTCGACGGCCCCGCCGTGTGGGAGATGGAAGCCACACTGCTCTCGTGGCGGAATACCTTCACGCTCGACGTCTTCGCCGAGCGCGGCAGCGCGCACATCCACTGCCTCTGCAAGTGGGGCCCGAGCACGCTCACCGTCCGCACGCGGGTCTTGCCCAGCGGCCGGCCCGGGGAAACAGTCGAAACCCTCGAACAGGCCGACCCGACGTGGAAGCTGGAATACGACCACTTCCTCGCGCTCTGCCGGACCGGCGGGACGAACTGGGAAAACGACCTCTGGATCGGCGCTCAACTCGACGCGCTCACACGCCAACTCCCGCCACCATGA
- a CDS encoding nucleotide sugar dehydrogenase — MIGFAGLSHLGLVYGLASAAKGFEVVGFDRDPALCARLSRGDFPVSEPGLDDLFSAHRARMNVTTDPADLSKCRVVFYSLDVPTDAANRSDLAPLRQLLEHTAPHLAPDATAVILSQVPPGFTRALPRLGGALHYQVETLVFGNAVERALRPERCIVGCADPRAPLPVDYAKWLGAFGCPVLPMRYESAELAKIAINFFLVSSVSTTNTLAELCERIGADWNEIVPALRLDARIGPKAYLAPGLGLAGGNLERDLVTVQALAAQHGTEAGLVSAWQRNSAYRRDWVLRLVHQRVLSRTPGARLALWGLAYKQNTRSTRNSPAVALAEALAPFVKTAFDPQVKSLGAPVANLSFAASALEACSGADALLVVTPWPEFSKVPPAEVKSALRGNVVVDPFAVLDSSACATAGLEHHRLGVRN; from the coding sequence ATGATCGGCTTCGCCGGCCTCTCGCATCTCGGCCTCGTCTATGGCCTCGCCTCGGCGGCGAAGGGCTTCGAGGTCGTCGGTTTCGACCGCGACCCGGCGCTGTGTGCGCGGTTGTCGCGGGGCGATTTTCCTGTCTCCGAGCCGGGACTTGACGACCTGTTTTCGGCGCATCGGGCGAGGATGAACGTCACCACCGACCCCGCCGACCTCTCCAAGTGCCGCGTCGTGTTCTACTCGCTCGACGTGCCGACCGACGCGGCGAACCGCAGCGACCTTGCGCCGCTCCGGCAGTTGCTGGAACACACCGCCCCGCACCTCGCGCCGGACGCGACCGCTGTGATTCTCAGCCAGGTGCCGCCCGGTTTCACACGCGCGCTCCCGCGCCTCGGCGGCGCGTTGCACTACCAGGTCGAGACACTCGTCTTCGGCAACGCCGTCGAGCGCGCGCTCCGGCCCGAGCGCTGCATCGTCGGCTGCGCCGACCCGCGCGCGCCGCTGCCCGTGGACTATGCGAAATGGCTCGGCGCGTTCGGCTGTCCGGTCCTGCCGATGCGCTACGAGAGTGCGGAGTTGGCAAAGATCGCGATCAACTTCTTCCTCGTGTCCAGTGTCTCGACCACGAACACGCTTGCCGAACTTTGCGAGCGCATCGGCGCGGACTGGAACGAGATCGTCCCCGCGTTGCGACTCGACGCGCGCATCGGCCCCAAGGCCTACCTCGCGCCCGGCCTCGGCCTCGCCGGCGGCAACCTTGAGCGCGACCTCGTCACCGTGCAGGCGCTCGCCGCGCAGCACGGCACGGAGGCGGGACTCGTCAGCGCATGGCAGCGCAACAGCGCCTACCGCCGCGATTGGGTGCTGCGGCTCGTCCACCAACGCGTGCTGTCGCGAACGCCCGGGGCCCGGCTCGCGTTGTGGGGGCTGGCCTACAAACAGAACACCCGCTCGACCAGAAACTCCCCGGCCGTCGCGCTCGCCGAGGCGCTCGCGCCATTCGTAAAGACCGCCTTCGACCCGCAGGTCAAGTCGCTCGGCGCGCCGGTGGCCAACCTCTCCTTCGCGGCCTCCGCGCTAGAAGCCTGCAGCGGCGCGGATGCGTTGCTCGTGGTGACGCCGTGGCCGGAGTTCAGCAAAGTGCCGCCCGCTGAAGTGAAGTCAGCCCTGCGCGGCAACGTGGTCGTTGACCCGTTCGCCGTGCTCGATTCCTCCGCCTGCGCCACCGCGGGCTTGGAACACCACCGCCTCGGCGTGCGAAACTGA
- a CDS encoding NAD(P)-dependent oxidoreductase, whose product MLKHHHATPTPPARVVILGATGFIARDLAQFLGSQQVPVELVGSARVDLLQPDAVEKLRARLRPDDALVVTSALTPEKGKDVPTFMKNLTMAASVCAAVEASPCAHLVYLSSDAVFEDPPTLLSEQAPRAGIGLYGKMHAAREEMLHFSAAVAKTPLCIIRPCAVYGAGDTHNSYGPNRFFRTALKDRKVQLFGNGEEQRDHIHVRDLTRLIGLCLARRTAGALNAATGRAVTFMEAAQQVARLCPQPVEIICQPRAANAVITHRHFDVSLLLREFPDFHCQALADGLAQVHRQLTSTPAT is encoded by the coding sequence ATGCTCAAACACCACCACGCCACGCCCACGCCTCCCGCGCGCGTCGTCATCCTCGGCGCGACCGGCTTCATCGCGCGCGATCTCGCGCAGTTCCTCGGCTCGCAGCAGGTGCCCGTCGAACTTGTCGGCTCCGCGCGGGTGGACCTGCTCCAGCCTGACGCCGTCGAAAAACTCCGCGCCCGGCTGCGCCCCGACGATGCGCTGGTCGTGACTTCCGCCCTGACGCCCGAGAAGGGCAAGGACGTGCCGACGTTCATGAAAAACCTCACCATGGCTGCGAGCGTGTGCGCCGCGGTCGAGGCCTCGCCGTGCGCGCACCTGGTCTATCTGAGCTCCGACGCCGTGTTCGAGGATCCGCCGACCCTGCTGAGCGAGCAGGCGCCGCGTGCGGGCATCGGCCTCTACGGCAAGATGCACGCCGCGCGCGAGGAGATGCTGCACTTCTCCGCAGCCGTGGCGAAGACACCGCTGTGCATCATCCGACCGTGCGCCGTCTATGGCGCGGGCGACACGCACAACAGCTACGGACCGAACCGCTTTTTCCGCACGGCGCTCAAGGACCGCAAGGTCCAGCTCTTCGGCAACGGCGAGGAACAGCGCGACCACATCCACGTGCGCGACCTCACGCGGCTCATCGGGCTTTGCCTCGCGCGCCGCACGGCGGGCGCGCTCAATGCCGCGACGGGCAGGGCGGTGACTTTCATGGAAGCCGCGCAGCAAGTCGCGCGGCTCTGCCCCCAGCCGGTTGAAATCATCTGCCAGCCGCGCGCCGCCAATGCCGTCATCACGCACCGCCACTTCGATGTCTCGCTGCTCCTGCGCGAATTCCCGGACTTCCACTGCCAGGCGCTGGCGGACGGGCTGGCGCAGGTGCATCGGCAATTGACGTCAACTCCGGCCACCTGA
- a CDS encoding NUDIX hydrolase, with protein MSPTPPAVARARISGVVLLREDGASLLQHRDDKPGLSAAGQWVFPGGHCEPGETCRDCARREFLEETGYNCEALELLTEFDYLSPDTGREFRLSFWWASYDGVRPVHCFEGQEVRFMTRAEAPRHPMPDYVTRVWDLALDQKKTSPDGQSRLLTTPSR; from the coding sequence ATGTCGCCAACGCCACCAGCGGTTGCGCGCGCGCGCATCAGCGGCGTGGTGCTCCTGCGCGAGGACGGAGCGTCACTGCTCCAGCATCGCGACGACAAGCCGGGCTTGAGCGCGGCCGGACAATGGGTCTTTCCGGGCGGACACTGCGAACCGGGCGAAACCTGCCGTGACTGCGCGCGACGCGAGTTTCTTGAGGAGACGGGTTACAACTGCGAAGCGCTGGAGCTCTTGACAGAGTTCGACTACCTGAGCCCCGATACCGGGCGCGAGTTTCGGCTGAGCTTCTGGTGGGCAAGCTATGACGGCGTGCGACCGGTGCATTGTTTCGAGGGTCAGGAAGTGCGATTCATGACACGCGCCGAGGCCCCGCGGCATCCGATGCCCGATTACGTCACCCGCGTCTGGGACCTCGCGCTGGACCAAAAGAAAACTTCACCGGACGGCCAAAGCAGGCTACTTACAACGCCCTCGCGATGA